CGGCATCGATTGGTTGTGGAGCGACACTGGGAAACgggaaccaaaaaaaaaaaaaaatcttgtcaACTAAAAGTGCACGTAAGCTCCTGAGTCACATATCTCGGTTTCTTCTCGCAAACGTTACACCTAGAGAACAGGTCTCATCTGGCCACCACTGAGAGAGCAAAATGGGGTGCTTCTtttcgaaaaaatcaaaaagaaagTCGTCGGAAAAAGAGGAACGCACACCTACAACAACGACGGTCGAAACTACGACGACAAGCAACGCGGTTCCCCTTGGCAACAACACCGACGAGCCACCAAAGCAGTACAGCTGGGATAAGAGGGAAAAGGTAACGCTGAAAGGAACGGcgaaaatgcaaaataaagtgatgaaatgacACAAACCTATAGCTGAATGTTAAATTGGGGACTTAACCAGCTAACTTCAGCTCGTCTGCACGCTTTAAACACCTCTTAACGCGTGTGTTGAGTCGCTTCCAGGCAGCTAGATACTGTGTTTCCCCCCAAGAGGTGCAATTAATGGGAGCTACATTTACACATCTCGCCTATaggtaaaaaggtaaaatagTCTAAATGCTAGCAGAGCGTTACTATGCCGACATCTAAAAAGTATCAGTGACTGTTGtgagaaaacaacattattgACATTTGCTTTACAGTGATTTCCTCGGTGCTGAGATTCACTGTGCAGCCTTCAGGTACTCAACTGTTATCTAACCAGCCAGGACCTGCGTGTAATGCTCATTGCACATGGACAACGCTCTTTGAGTTTTAGGCTCAAAGCCCTTTTCCTCTCTCAGTCTCTGCCTCTCCGTGTATCCCACGTTATCTCATTAGCGGATTACTACACAACACTGTGTGGTTCACTGTTCTGCAGCAGCTGACCACACTTTTACATGGcctgtactgtgtgtatatgtgtgtgtgtagacatgGGCGTCAACAGCCTTGGTTAAACTTCCGTTTTGACTCATGGGATGTTGCACCTTTAAAAGTAGTCTGCCACCAAATGCAGGACAACATGCAACATCCGGTTTACAAGTCTTAAAATAGTTGAATTCACACCTGCAAGTTAAATATAATGccttaaataaacttaaataataaaagaggTGTAGAAGAAATATAGTGCATTATTTGTATAAGCATGTTTGAGAAGCTTTAAAGCTTCTGCATGCATGTTTCTAAAAGTTagacacttaaaataaataatgattgaatttgtaaagcacctttcatacaagaaatgcagctcaaagtgctcaacaacaaaataaattatatacaacaattgcttcacattaaaagggcctaaaaggagcataaaaGCAATGTTGAATATTCATCTATTCTCCGTTGTCTTTGCACAGGTTGATCCCAAAGACTACATGCTGACAGGGCTCAAAGATGTGACGGTGGGCCGCCTGCCTGGCAAACTGAACGGGCAGCAGTTTGTCATACAAGAGTGCGAGAACTGCGACATCTACGTGTTCGACCACTCGGCCACCATCACCATCGACGACTGCGTCAACTGCCGCATCGTTCTCGGGCCCATCAAGGGCAGCGTGTTTTTCAGAGACTGTAAGGACATCAAGTGCGTGGTGGCCTGTCAGCAGTTCCGCACGCGGGACTGTAAAAAGATGGAGGTGTTCTTGTGCTGCGCCACCCAGCCCATCATCGAGTCATCCACAGGTATGAAATTTGCTTGCTTTCAGTACTTCTACCCCGAGCTTGCCTTCCACTTCAAAGACGCCGGGCTGAGTATATTCAACAACAACTGGAGCAACATACACGACTTCACTCCGGTGTCCGGAGAGAACAACTGGAGCCTGTTGCCGGAGACTTCAGCTGTCCTGGATTTCGTGCCGGCCCCGGGCTCCGAGTCTGAGTTCAAGTCGGTGCGAATCTCCACCGAACCCGCACGCAGCATTGTGCCTTTGACGAAAGGAGGAAGGCGTAAAGACAGCGAAGAGTCctgcctttttgttttctttgctggAGAGTACACGACTGCCAACGCCCGCAAACTGATTGACGAGGTGAGGAggattaaaaagagagagagaggagtgtggGGAAGTGAGGTTTTTCTCTGTAGTATTAGAAACACGGTGGCGGCAATGATGCATAAAAACCTGCTGATAAAACTGAAATAGGGGTCAGTCTTTAAATAGCTGCAGTATGAATCGAAAGAAAAGCGAAACCACAGCGTTAACTGACAGAAGCTGCACTTTTTTGAATTTACACATGGGGATTTTTGATCAAGCAGCCGCACCCGTCCTCAGTGgagtcattttaaaacatttagagGATTTTTAAGATGTTTGTCGGCCAAATCAGACGAGATGCATCATCACTGAAGCTCAGCTGATGTTGTGCTCATCTCAAACCATCCAATGACTTCTTGTGAAATGTAGAACTTGTTTAAAATTTCACTTCACTGTGTCTTTTTAGCTCTGTGAAGTAAACACCTCAACATTCCTTTAAATATCTGCTATATCGACATATTGCATTCAGATAAACATGTTATCATCTGCTTGCACGAGACAGATTTATTCCAAATAATGTGATTTTCAGGACAGATGAAGGTAGTCTGAGCCACATTTCTGTTTACTCTGACTACTTGTAAAGTATCTGAGATGCTAAAATAACATGCTAAGCCGGCTGCGTTGCCATTCAAACATTCCAGTTATGTTTGTGTTATCGCCCAAATATGCATTACTCTATCACTCAAGCATGAGACTGTGTATCCAGATCTGGGGCAGTTACAGTTTCTTTGTTGCTATGATCTCCCCACCACAGGCGACCGCTAAAGGTTTCACGCTGATTCAGACAAAGGAAGTCTCAATGCGACCAGAAGATGTGAAGAGGGTGTTTCAGAATAACGCAGACGACCTGGTAGAGTGGATCACCAAAGGTAATCTTCTGTTTTTtgcagtctttcttttttctccttgtgttgTTATTGCTCCATAATATCTCTCAAATTCATGCTGCTCAAGAGCTGGCCCGTCATGCCTGATGTTAATCAGTAGATTGTCAAGATGCctaaaagataaaacacacgTTCACACTCTCAAGCTTCAAGTTGCTTTGTACATATTGCAGCAGAGCAGAATGAATATCGTGGTGTGTTTTAACAGGTTTAAACTGGACACAAATATTTTCCCATCTACTTTCTTGTACATAGTAGTCacgtttatatttatatatctctgttttgactgtttgtcCGCATGTATCTCCTGAACATTAAGGGTATTGATAGCCACTAGAAACCAGAGTCAAATTCCTTTCATGCATTAACATACTTGTCCAATGAAGCCGATTCTAATTCTGAAACAATGCTACtaataatgcatattttttttatctattatatcaaaatctgttttttttggctttcttttctttcttttttacaccCAAATACTTAGAAGCAGCATTATGGCATTTCTCAGAAGTTAAGAAAGACTTGTGGCCTATAACCTCACATGATTCTTATGATGATAAATCTGCTGACTGCTAACTTTCCAGTGCCACCACATTGCAAAAATCTACTGAGTCAGCACTCAGATTtggtcattatatttaaaaacaacaggaatCCCGGTTTTTGCTTATAG
The Scomber scombrus chromosome 8, fScoSco1.1, whole genome shotgun sequence DNA segment above includes these coding regions:
- the rp2 gene encoding protein XRP2 — translated: MGCFFSKKSKRKSSEKEERTPTTTTVETTTTSNAVPLGNNTDEPPKQYSWDKREKVDPKDYMLTGLKDVTVGRLPGKLNGQQFVIQECENCDIYVFDHSATITIDDCVNCRIVLGPIKGSVFFRDCKDIKCVVACQQFRTRDCKKMEVFLCCATQPIIESSTGMKFACFQYFYPELAFHFKDAGLSIFNNNWSNIHDFTPVSGENNWSLLPETSAVLDFVPAPGSESEFKSVRISTEPARSIVPLTKGGRRKDSEESCLFVFFAGEYTTANARKLIDEATAKGFTLIQTKEVSMRPEDVKRVFQNNADDLVEWITKGPVIALELNGDGVVEACKNTASEVFSGTKVYVSDNKNTSSRDVDNFFNFADMQMGL